actcagccaacaTCAACCAACCCTAGAAATACGAACAGCCCCACTCTACCAAACTCCCTCCTCATCGTCATCTCCTCCCTCAGAACTGCCCTAGGGTCAGAGCCCCTGCAACCAGCAGCATAGCAAATGCCACTGGGTTCAAGGGAAAAGGCTGGTGCCAAATCTTTGGCTTTGGAATTTAATTCTGGAAGATATATAAAGGGCTCATCAAACCCTGCATGGGGCATCCAGTCTCACCAGCCTCATCAAGTCAGCACCCAACAGCATCCGGCTGCTTTGAAAAATGGATCTCATTAAATTACTCAGATGCTCCCATTGGCTCTTTCTTCCGAATCACGGAAATATTTAAGCTCAAAGTTTTCCTCTTTGGTACTTATAAAAAGTAACCACGTGTAGAGCTTGTCTATACACAGagagactttattattattaatagtattattGCTACtattattgtaatatttttattttccttttcttctccctacCGCCTGCTTTATCCCAGTTTCCTCATATCTTTTTATCTTGTTGAGTTACCTAGATTTTTGTCCACCACCACACATTACTTTTGGAATAAGGTGAGCTCTAAACCCATAAAGGCAGCCCTTGGTATTTGTGAAGGTGTATGAAGGAATGAAGTCGCTCAAGGGAGAGATGGAAAAGAGAGAGCAAACGCTGAAGGAGAGAGGGATTTTGGGTCCCCGGGCCACCACATCTGCAGCCACCAGAGGCGTGACATCCCACCCACTCTGGCAGCCTTGATGGTGGCCATTGACTAAGCTTCCCTACCTCCCTGGGGTTTTCATGATAAAGCAGGAACAGACCCATGTGTGCCccacctctcctgcctccctgtgaGCCTGCTCCGCCCGCAAGCATGACGTCACACTGTTAGCCACAGGCTCCAGTACTGGCTCCTCAGGTGACGAGTGGAGTAAGGGCCCCAGTCTAGATATTTCTGCTTCTAAATTCTGTCCTCTTGGAGAGGAAAGTGAGGCTGTGCATTAATTCCACTTTTCCGATAACAACCTCTCGAGGTAGCTCGAGTGTGGTtctcttttattccttccttAGCACTTGCTGGTGGCCTCTGGGTTGAGAGGTATCTCGAAAGTGATGTAGACACCACTTCCATCTGCTACTTGCAATTATCCAAATTAAGGCCAAGTGGACACACGGCTGGTGTTCTAACTGAGCTCACAGCCACTCTGACCCCTGCATCCGTGAGGCCTGGGCATgatgtggccaggctggtggtggCCAGAGTCCACGTCGTCACCTCGGTGTTTGATGAGGCGCTCACATCTGGACTGGGCTCCTGCTCCTGGCTGTGTACTTGGGGTAGCGGGGAGGTCCCAGCTGCAGCAGCGTCATGAATCCCTGCCAGTCTGTGTTTGGATTCTTCTCAGCACCCGGGACAAAATGCCAAGGAGGACCAAGAGAAGCCCCGGGGTTTTCATGCAACACCCACCCTTCCCCGTGAATTCCTAAAGGAGCAAAGGGAAGTAGGACCTGAAATACTTAAAGTCCTCTTCTTTCCCTGCCCCTTGGGCTTGAGCAGGAGCCCATCTCTACTGAAGGTCTCATCCCCAGGAAAATCCTCAGAGGACCACAAACACTCAAGAGGCCTATAACCTCCACTCTGGCCAGGATCTGTGTGCGTCtggttttttctctctcttttgtttctaaGACAAAGAAACCAATTGTTGACATGCTTTTAAAGTGTAGAAAAGATCTAAACTTCGCTTCATGGTACATGTGATGTGGGTGTTGCCCATACACTCTCCTTCTTTAGGGAGGACACACGGTGAGAAGAGGAGTACAGGTGACGGGCTGAACAGCAGGAAGCCATAGAGGAGGGaactgggaggagagggaaggagaaaaatcacCAGAGACTCGAGACATGAATGGGAGAGGCGAGGGGACCCCAAGGAGAGAGGAGCGGAATGTCTGTTGAATCAATTAACTGAATGCTGAAATGTCCTCATTCTAAAAGCAAGACACTAAGGCTCAAGGGGAATAAAGGGATCTCTCGTCTAACATCCCAAAGCTAGTAAGGGCTGGAGGAGGACTAGACCCCACATCTCTCCAGCATCTACTCCACGGGGTGCTGGTTTCACTTCCTTGACAGTTGGTGCTCGAGCTCCTCAAGACCTGGATCTGGTTTCTTCAGATCAGCCCAGGAAACAGGTGTGGCCTAAGGCCTTACTTAGAGACTTCTACTACTGGCTTTTGCCTCCAACCCCACTCCCTCATCACGTGCCCTTCATAAGAATCCTGGCATAGGAAATGCCAGCTCTTCctctgacttgctgtgtgacctggtaCAAGtgccttcccctctctgggctctAGAACCCTCTCTGTAAGGTGTGACCAGGGGCCACACAGGTTCAGCAAATGTTGAATAACCAGTGTCTTGGCCACTAAAGCAAACACTGAGCTAACTGGGAGGGTTCCGTAAAGCCTGGAGTCTGTGATTTCCAGAAAGGACCAAAGCAAAGTTACCAAACTGAATGAAAGCAGCTGGCACTGAAATTTCAACTTCCCAGGTGCATGTGTTTGAAACTATTGGGCGCAGTGGTGAATGCACACAGGAATGGGACATGTGCAGTGTCTGGAGTGCAAAAAGGGTGAAAGCAAATCCTTTGGTCTTTCTTTACAAACATTTGAAGTCCCCGGCATCCAGCACGCATTATGGAATTACCTTCAAACAAAAACTTATAAATCACTCACCACCAGCAATCACCCCTCCTGCTCTTTCCACATGAGCTACCGGAAAGGGGTTGTAGGGTAGGGAGTGACAGGAAGCTGCCTGGTGCTCTGTGCCTTGGGGACAGCCACCCAGCACCAGTCACAAACCCCAGAGCCCTAGGGTGCCTCTGTTCCTCCAAGCTTTCTCCCTAGGTCGACCTCTTCTACGCCCTCCTCCTAGCTTTCTGGCACAGGCCAAGAATGGACAATTGCCCCACCCTCAGCCTTGTCCTCAGCAGTCCTCCAACCTGGAAGGCACATTCCCCGCCTACAGAAATCACCCAGCCTCCCCCTCAAACTTGAATGTCCCCCTCCaggctttcttctctttcccccaaGTAGTAGAAGTGAAGTCTCAGTCCTGGGCACTCTCTTCCCTAAGCCCGCCCACCGCTTCTTGCAGTACTCACCTCTCTGCATGGAGACTCATCACCACCACTCGatgaggggttgggggatttGTCTTCACCTCTCCCTTGGAATCCTCTGTCCCCCAGCACCCCCTTCAACTACTAGGGGCTTGGCTGGACAAATCGCCCACCCATGCAAGGCTGTCCTTGTCCAAACCAGACTTCTTGGCTTCAGATGGATTTCTTGAACTTAAAGTGGAAGTTCAGCTTAATGTGAACTTAAACTTGAAGGAGTTTGAGCCTGGCCAGGGGTTCCAAACTTACCTCTGCCATCTCCTCCTAACTACCTCCTCCTAACCACGTGGGAAAGCAGATGGAGTCCCTTGAACCTGTTCCACCACCACAGTAAACCATGCAGCCCATATGCAGCCCAAGGACTGTGCTAAAGACTTTAACTGCATTTTCTCATGGCCTGCCCCTATGCCCGGTGACAGTTGGTACTTTTATCCTTATTGCCACCTCACAGATGAGAAAgtggaggctcagggaggttaattGCCCTAAGTCACTTGGCCAAGGGATGATGGAACAGTGACTCTGTGGGATTTCGAACCCTCTTATCCCCCCAGGAAGTCCACAGACCCCTGGACATTCTGAGGCAGCAAGATAAGGGCGTCCCCCAGCCACCAGGCTCCCTCCTCCTGGGTCTCCCAGCCCTGGCTACCTTCCTTGGGCGCGTTGGCATCCCAGACGCTCCACATCTGCACGAAGAAGAAAGGCGTCCAGCACACGATGAAGGCCAGCACGATGATGAAAGTCATCTTGACCGTGCGGATCTTGGCCTTGGAGATGAGCTTGACGCTGCTGACACGGGCCAGGGCCATGCGCCCCCCATCGCCAGCCGCCGCGCCCTCCGGCGCCTCTGCCGCCGCAGCTGCAGCGGTCTTGAGCCGCAAATTCTGCCAGATCTTGAAGCTGATAAGGCCATAGCAGGCAGCGAGCACGATGACCGGCACGATGTAGACAGCTAGCGTGATCCACGTGATGTAGGCCTTGGGTCCCCAGGGCTGGATGAAGACGGCCCAGCAGTCGAAGACGCCGTCAGCCACCTCGCGCAGAGAGAAGATATGCACCTGCGGCGCGCTGGCCACCAGGCAGCCGAGCCACGTGGCGAGCACTGCCAGGCGGTCCGTGCGGCGGCGCAGCGAGCGCAGCGGCTGGCAGATGGCCAGGCAGCGGTCCAGGGACATGAGTAGCAGCAGGTAGGTGGAGGCGAACATGCCCACCACCTGCAAGTACTTGACCAGGCGGCACAGCAGGTCGGGCCCGTAGAAGCGGAAGGTGATGTCCCACAGCAACTGCGGCAGCACCTGGAAGACTGCCACCACCAGGTCGGCGATGCTCAGGTGCTTCATGAAGAAGAAGAGGCGCGAGTGCTTGTGGCGCGTGGTGCGCAGCGCCAGCAGCACACACGCATTCCCGCTCAGCGCCAGAAACAGGATGAGACAGAGCACCGCCACCTCCACGCGCGCCAGGGCCTCGTTGCGCCGCGGGGGTCCGGCGGTGCAGTTGCCCTCGGCCCCCGGCGGCGCGGCGCTGGAGTTGACTGCCTCGGTGCTCCAGTTGGCTGCGAGCTCGCCCTCCATGACCCTGGCGGCCGCGGTGCGCCCCGGCCTTCGAGCCCTTTACGGCTTGGAGCGGCGGGGCCGGATCCGGCGTGTCGGAGGGTGTAGGGGCGCCTGGGGCTCCTCCTGGAGACTCCACCGACGGATCTGCTGGGTCCACCCTGAAACAAACCGGGAGGGCCGTGAGGAGACCGCCGCGTTTCTCTTCCGACGCGGGTAGGGCG
Above is a window of Macaca thibetana thibetana isolate TM-01 chromosome 2, ASM2454274v1, whole genome shotgun sequence DNA encoding:
- the OXTR gene encoding oxytocin receptor, translating into MEGELAANWSTEAVNSSAAPPGAEGNCTAGPPRRNEALARVEVAVLCLILFLALSGNACVLLALRTTRHKHSRLFFFMKHLSIADLVVAVFQVLPQLLWDITFRFYGPDLLCRLVKYLQVVGMFASTYLLLLMSLDRCLAICQPLRSLRRRTDRLAVLATWLGCLVASAPQVHIFSLREVADGVFDCWAVFIQPWGPKAYITWITLAVYIVPVIVLAACYGLISFKIWQNLRLKTAAAAAAEAPEGAAAGDGGRMALARVSSVKLISKAKIRTVKMTFIIVLAFIVCWTPFFFVQMWSVWDANAPKEASAFIIVMLLASLNSCCNPWIYMLFTGHLFHELVQRFLCCSASYLKGNRLGETSTSKKSNSSSFVLSHRSSSQRSCSQPSTA